Within the Setaria viridis chromosome 3, Setaria_viridis_v4.0, whole genome shotgun sequence genome, the region CAACGACGACGACTCGCTCCCTCGACGATCCCACCCGAAAGGGTGCTGAACCACCTCGGCATCGTTCGCCCGCttcgccgcgcggcgcggcaccaACGGCTCCGACgactcctccaccgccgcgacATTCTTCGAACGAAACGAGGCACGCCGGCGCCTGACGAACCGATCGGGCTTCTTGTTCTCAGACACGCCTCTCGTCGTTGACccaccgtcctcgccgccgtccacgaGCAGCTCCAATTCGTCCTCCTCCGGCCAAAGCTCGTCGGATTCGAGGTCGTCGTTGTCCTCCGTGCTGATGCTCTTGTAGTACGGGTCGCAGCTGTGGCCGTCGACGACCTCCTCTTCGACGACCCTGCAGCACGCATCGGTTTGGTTGCAGAGACCAGAGATTAGTTCAACACGGTCTGCGACTGATCATCAACCAGCTAGCACATGAAACGACGACCATAGACATGGCAGGGAGAACTCACAGTTGTGCCGGAGCGGCGCCGGTGAGCGCCAGCCGCGCCATGCGCAGGAAGGAGCCGGCCCGCCGCGAGAGGTCCCAGCAGAGCCGCaggccgtcggcgccggccaTCGATCTCCTACACTCACGGGCACAGCTAGGCCCTGGACTGCGTCGTGGTTAGACTTGGTGAGGACGAGCTTGGTTTGGGGAGGAGATCTGGAACCTGGTGAGGTATGTGCGCCGGAGATTAGGCGGCGTGCATGTTTGCAGGTGAGTGGAGTGCGGGTGGGAAAGCACTCGCAGTCTTGCTCACGTTTGCATCTGGAAGGGAGGAGTCAGAGGTCAACGGCGTGGAGAGATCGAGTTGGGCAGGAGTTGACTTTGCCATTAATTTCACTGTTACTACTGTTCCCTAGGAATCAAATGTTCATTTGGTGTCAGTCGATCTTATTTTGAGTTTTAGTTTTTTACGTATTGGTGGGAAGTGCACCACAATAACACGGACGAGTTAGGCTATCGTACAAGAAATAAATAATACACCTAAggtacatttttttcttttttaaaaatatttgcaTTTTTCGTTTTAGAACAAGGTCCAATCCAACGAGACCTGAGGTACATTTTTCTCCTCTTTTAAAAAATGTGCATTTTTCATTTTAAAACAAGGTCCAATCCAACTATCTTACTACTAATCTACTAATAATTGGAGGCTCTTTGAAGTATCTAGAAGATTCCCGAAGCTCTCTCGAGACCTAGCCCACCATGATAGCAGTAGCACATGAGGCGGTGGTGGGGTAgggtagaggaggaggaagaacttGCTGGAGATTTAATAAATGAAGACAGTGTTGGAGGTTGAAGATGATCTGAGGCCATCCGAAGTTCATCCGATGTTAAGAAAAATCGAGTGTTAGCAACTGGAGAAATACTCGAATGTCATGCATGTACACACTCCCAACAGAAATCTCTCCTCGGTCTACTTTTGTTCCTCTCTCTTTTCACATCACTTCCATTATCTCTTACCTTAGGttctgtttggatccaccagctaaactttagccagctAAATTTAGCTGCTATGGATCTAAACAGGAtccaactaaattttagctggctAAAGATTCCTTTAGCTAGTTGAACCCAGCTAACTCAACTAAAGTGATAAAAGACCAAACTGCCCCTCTACCTTCCTTGGAAAAAGTATTTAAAGTAGAAGTGAGGGATAAGATAGATAAATACATTTTTAACTACCATAGGATCCAAACACTTCTAACTAAAATTTAATAGTTGGGTGGATCCAAATAGAATACCTTAGATCTAATGTTACCGATAGGAGGCGGCTCGGGCTCTACTTTAATAGCTTGTTTCCACGACCGCATGCAGTTTGAGAATCAATCGTGTGGATTTTCAGCGTGATTCACGCGTACTCTAGGACCATATGAATTCTGAATTTGTTACTTATTGTGATGATAAAGCTGTTATGAACTCATAATCGGTCATATGCGTGCTTGCGGATGTCCATTGTGTGCACAAAGAAAATTAATCGCACAAGTAATAGAAAGTACTAGGAAATATGCCCGTGCATCGCACACCCTAATACACATGGCACAAAACTTGGGTTTTAAATTGATGATGTTGTTTGTCAATTTTCAATTAGGTCTTTGCCAAATTGAATTACTAAATTATTGAATATAATCTTTTTCTTCCCGCATGGTGCATGGCCATGTCCCATGTCAAGCGAGCCTCGCTGCTCCACAGTGGCCTACCCATGCGCCGTTGAGCCGACACGCTTACCGCACCGGCTGAACATTACCGAAGGACGCTCCACGGTGGCATGCCCATGCGCCGTTGAGCCGACACGCTTACCGCACCGGCTGAACATTACCGAAGGACCCACCAGCAGCAACGGGTGGAAGACATGGGTCTAGTGGCTGTAGCGCCTGCTCAATCCACTGCCcttgggggtgtttgtttccaaTTCTAGCCAATTCCTACAAAAATAATCGAGCAAACTCCACCAAAGCGGTCAGACGACATCAACTATATTTGTCAATTATCAGTAAATATATGCAGCAGTCTAGGATTTTAAAAAGGATCCACTTGCAATGCGCAATCAAGTTGTTAGAATTTTTGCTAGACGCATGGTCTACACCAATATAGCAAGCAAACCACAAATTTGCTTCTGAGATCCTAGCGCATAGAACAATAATCCTTCCTTTCCCCTCCTCTGAAACATCATCATTGCTCACCTCCCTGGGAGCGCCGATGGGCAAGATGAATCCCCAATGTATCTCCATGTAGAACCTCTTGTCGTTCTACAGGTGCATGCGCAGCGGCCGTGCACCGTCACTGGCAACGAAGAACCCCTCCACGCCTTCGCAGGTTGCCCAcaagctcccgccgccgcctcaccctaCCCCAATGGTTTCGGCGGCACGGAGCTCCCCTACACCGCGGGACGCACCTCTTCGGTCCAGTTGCGTCCTCCCCGCTCCAGAAGAGAGAAGGTGCTGATGTAGGTGATTAAGCTGCAGCTCGAATCCACCGCAAGAAGCTAGCAACAGCACATGGATCCATCTCCTTTACTTCTTCCGCTCTAAGCACAAGCAaatccctctctctcccacttATTTCCTGCTGCCCCTTCCTTGCTCGAGCAGAGCAGTGTGGCTGCAGCTGCCTCCCTCTTCGATTCACACCGGACAGCATCCATGGAGGACAAcaagcaaactttttttttaataatgaacAAGCAAACTAACAGCTGCAGCAAATTACCTCGCTACGGGCAATAATAATCTTAGCAGTCTCATTTGTTTTTATAAAAACTTTGCCATTATTTTTTCATGCTATCCTTATCACCAAAATCAATAGAATCACAAATTCTTTGCTCAATAAATAATTTCAAAATGACAACAGAACACCAAGCTATTTCTTTAATACACAATTTCAAAATTAACCCGCTGGTCTTTCTGGAATCTACTGGAACACCTTCCCCTTTCTTTACATCGTGCTCCTGTAAAAAGCTGACGAACTCTCCGAATTTATCATCTATTAGTAGCTGGTGTACGATCATGTGAGCCTTCAGAATACTATACTCTCCTTGTGATAAATCTTCCGGCATCTATTGTCACTCCTTGGGACATGAAGCATCAGTGCTACGATTTAAACCTTTTATTCTGCTAACAGGAAATGAAACCAATTAAACACTTAGAAGCAAAACCTCACACCACTTATTACAAATATGTCAAATCAGAGCAAAATGACAATTAGATTTGGATGTAACTCTACAGCGTTATTGTTGTATGAAACATCCCAAACAAGGTGATCAAATCTTTAAGGATTGCAGACTCATAGCACCACAATAATCAATGGTGCAATCTTACAATCGCTACTGACAGAAAAATAGTGTAATTCACGATGAGCAACTGCTGTCAAGCAATTGCATGCCTAAAACCAACGGAAACCTATATTTTTACAACACATGATGTGCTATTATTTAAACAAACAATCATCTTGTTTTCTTAAATAACTCGTTTAAACACTCAAAATATgcaattttctctatcattaTCTTTCCATGGGTTTTCTAGGTCCAAGATAATTAATGGAGATATACCAATTACCATGCATGAGCAAGCACCATAGAGCCATTTTCACATCCCAAACTGGCAAAAAGTAGAAAGATGGCTAAACCAAAAGCTTGTTATCTTATAAGGAAAAATAATGCGTGCCAAAAGACAAATTGTATATTGCATCAGCACAGCAGTAGTTAAGCCATATCGCTCCTCATACATAATCAAAATTGGCTGTTACTGTCGACTTTCCGTGGTGTGCAAAGCTAAGGCAAGATGGTAAGTGATTTTCTCCAGCTGGATGGAAGGACGTCTTACACTGAGCTCCCCTCCGATGCAGCAGGAGAGCTGGCAGGCGATGAGAAACTTGAACAAAGATCACTAAAACTCATAGTTTAGATTAAAGGAATATTACAAAGTCAATTCCAGGAATCTGCCAATCCTTCCTAGATCTAAATCCTAACCTACAAAATAGTAGTATAACGAGGTAGAGAACATCCAATGAATATAAGCCAAAAATAGAAGTTTAAAACTATGGATTTGTAAGATGCAGAGAACAAGTGAACCCCCTACATTCTTTAAGCTTAGAGAGACAAATCTTGTGTTCAGTTATTTGTTGTCTTCTTGATATAGGCAAATAAATATCATAACTCATAAGTAGATTAAATATTATCTTGCAAAAAGAAGTAGAATAAATATTAGCAAACTTAAACACACCTGTCCACAGGTAGAAGGAACTCCATATAGTTTCTGTTCCGTTATctgccactagtagagaattcatCTTCCATGCCCTCCATTttgtcccgatttaaagttggcccgggacaaaaggttcaccaaccgggactaaagctcggtcactggtggggggctcaccaaccgggaccttttatcccggttgcaaaggctagtggaaaaaaaaaagatcctgagaggccttttatcccggtttgaaacatcaaccgggataaaagaccccccttttatcccggttgactgaaagaggactaaatccctcgaattcttttatcccggtttgtaatacctatcgggataaaaggaggtcttttatcccggttggtgtttccaaccgggataaaagagtccccacgagttaatacaaaaggattgcatcccctgtatagtcagatgtgctgtgtaggtgggatggcaaggaagctacgcgcgaggctggaggttgtgggttcgaatcccacgcagcacgcacgcgcatatttcgtgtgaaaaatcgcgtgacttgtgacttgggaGATGCGCGTGTGGGGAGCCTCCTGGGAGATGTGCAAATCAATGGGCTCAACAGATCAAGAAGGAAATGAAACCAAACATACCGGAAACAGAGTAGATCATAATGTATGATATTTTTTTGACCGATTATCTTAGGTATTCTCACATGCTGATTAATGTTGGAGACAGACTGTTCGGCGCGCACTGTCCTCCCTATCAGCTTGACGAGGCCGCGCCCCGTCATCCTTGTCCTCCCATCGATGAAGCCATTCATTCTTTGTGACCACAGGTCAAATGCAGCTGATTATTCAGTACCCTAACTGTACTAACTAGTTCGTAAACTGAAAAAAGGGGCTGAGAGTGATGATACAGGGAGAACATAGCTTTATTCCCTCTTTATATACATAATACAATCCTTACAGACGAGAGAAGCACACCGAACCAAACATAGAGCACAAGCATTAAATAAAAACTGTGAACTATGGTACAATATCAGGATATCCTCAAAGGATAAAAAAGAGGTAAAAGTGGAGACCAACGATACCCATTGGATTATCTTGGCATTGGAAAGTTCATGCACGACCGTAGTGTATTAGGCATTTCATCAAGATCCTTCCATGCACGACAGTGCAAATGGCCAAAGATCCAAATATACACTATCCATCAGCAGTTAGGGGACAAGAGGAATGATATGGCAAGCATGAAACAACATAAAGCATTGCAATAAGGATTCATAGCTCACCATCAGCGGAGATCTGGCAATTGACTGTGATCAGTCAAGACTCAAGAAGGCGGCACTTGCCCAGTGGCTCGTGGTTTGTCTCTGCAGTAGTGAGATGCCTGAATAACCTGTCATCATAAATGACAAAATGGAGCTGCAACACAGTACAATTGATAAGTTCATCTTGAAATCCATCCCGTAAATCATAAAACGAGCATAATTCTATTCCAGATTTAACTGTACTATgggccagtttggcagggctccgactccggctccgtgcgcttaccgaagcacggaggagccggagccgcaccaaacggcATTGACCGCGGAGCTATTTTTTGGCACatttgggaggagccggagccgttttaggcctgcatggaggagcccaaaaaagtggctccgcggctccggctccggctccgcacgaggagcccctcgcgaggagccctgccaaactcgCCCTATATATACCACACAGCTAATGTTTTAGAAAACGCTCATATATATAGTTCCGACGACATGATGACAATCCATCTGCTTGTGGCTGAATCCAAACATCGCTTTAGGAGAATTTCCACGCTCAACATTACCTACACGCACACAGAGACCATCATGAACACATCGAAAGTCTAAACATCATGGCAAGCCCACCTGCCATAATCCGCTCCAACCGATCTTCTGCCGTGCGGgagtttctctttttttagtTTCCGTGCTCTCTTCCTCCCTTCGGCATCCCACCACGCTCTCTTCCTCCAACATCCTCGTCAGATCCATCACCGCCCCCCCATGGGCCTTCACCCTGCGCCGCCGCAAGCCCCCGCCCCCGCTGCCGTCCCCTTCACCaaccctccccgcgccgccgccaccgcttccCCCGACGATTTTGTCGAATCCATCATTTAGTCCAATCCCTCCCTCTTCCGTTCCTCGGGTGTCTCCAAGTCTCCAATTAATTAATTGGACATTACCCGTATCCGCATCCTAGGTTTTAAGCCGTGATTTCGGATATAAATTGGCGAGATGGGATTATACTTGGGTGGGCATCTTGCAATCCCTGCCTCCTCCGGGCGCGCGACGCTCCAGCCGCCACTCCATCTCTGTCTAGCCGAGGTTGTCGAAGATGGAGGGGGTAGCCGAGGTCACCATCATGGGAGCAGCTGTGGTCGGTTGGTCGCCGAACTAGCAGGCCGCGCCACCGCTTGGTCCGTTGACTTCCTTGGCTCTCGCCCTCGTCGCCATCGAGTCGCCCCTAGCCCTCGCCCTCACCGCCCCTAGGTTGCCCCTTGCCCTCGCCGatgccctcgccgtcgccgcgcgcaGGGGCAACAGCGGGGCgccccgctccggccgccgcccgcacccAATCCCCTCCATCGCCTCTCTGTTCTGAAGAAAGGAGAAGCTTTTTCCCCTTTaacccctcccttcccttctttttccacccgagtCCCCCTCTCTTCAGAATTTGGACTGCGGGTCGATTACCAAAAAGTTGAGgatttttttacaaaatgaccacgatggttggaagaaacaaccgctcttttatattatactagtaaaatgcccgtgcgttgctacggtgaaatattaattatattttctaaaatgcatgtatatttttttattacttcTACTATATTTTAGTTTCAAGAGAGATGAACACATATTAAGTGCTAAACATAAGATAAGCTCGACCCGAAATGAACCGGTCTTTTTTAAGCGCGACAGGGCAGGATCTGTTATGTATTCTTGTGTCTACTAAAGCAGTAGAGTCTGGTCCAACTCTGGTCCATGGAATGAGCCTCAATTCACTGGACTTCCTTGTATTCTCCAAATCAAATTCACACTTTTCAAGCTTCTGCTTCGAGTTGGCAGCTTCCTGCAGTAATAAGATCACATAACAGAATGAAATAACATCCAAGATCTCGATAAGAAGATCTAATAAGCTTGCAACCAACTAAAAATTTTGCAGGAAATATGAAACAGTGAAAGTATATATAGATATACTTTTTCAAGGTCTCTCCTAAATAAGGTCTCCTTCTCAAGTTTTTCCTTGTATTCGTCTTCAACTTGGGTCAGATGTGTCTAGTTTGTAGGAGAAATTTAGTGTAAATTATTTACTATTCTAACTGGAACAAAATATGTAAATGTGATATTATAAGCAAATGCGTTTTAATAACACCTTCAAGCTCACCAGCCCTCTTCGACCATTCCTCAGAACTTTCTTTGTGAAGTTCAGCAAGTTTCATGACCTAAGCACTGAAAGCTACAGTAAATCGATTCGCTAGAGAAAGTCGCAAGATATACACAGTAAAAGATAAAATACTCATGGTACTCCCACAAGCGTTGCATTGCATCAGCTATGCATGATGAGTTTTAATCAAGAAACAGGATCAGATATTAACAATAAAATGCAACAAAAGGTCTCAAACTATCAGAATGGTGAATAGATGAGAACAGAACAGGAGACAAGTGGAAGAATCTCTAGGCACCATGCGGCAGTCAAATACACAAACAGTGGCAGCACAAGCAAgggaaaacacacacacacattgcAGCAGCAAGAGGAAAGGGACTTAAGATAGAACCATACAGTCGAAAGCTCAGCACCTAGACGTTGTTCATTAGCAGTTGCAGCATCCTTTGTTGAGCACAATTCCTTCAATCACCAAAATATAAAGAGCAGAAATTAGATGCTAAAATTAATACTACAACCATCTGTATGAAAATTTACCTTTTCCATGTAAGATACCCTTTGCTCCAGTTCAGAGATACATTCTTTGCCTCGCCACAAAGAGCTACAAGATTCAGAAATCTCTCTTTCAAGCTGAAACAGAAAGTTACGTCAGGGTATGTCTTCTAATCTTGTGTCACAACTCACATCATGAGTTAGATCACAAAGTCTCACCTCTGCAATCCTAGCTGACATCCTAGCCTCCTCATCCATATTTGTTTTCCTTAGTTCAGCTAAGTTCTTTACTTTTACTTTCAGTTCTTCGTCAAGCCACAGATTGTGCTTTTCAAGCAGCTCCTTCTCCtgataaagaaaacaaaatcgCATAAGAATTAATAGGTGCACCATGAAGATGCAGTACGGCTTATATTAGGCGGTATTAATACGCCAAAGAGTAAAGGGATGTCACAACTTAAGAACTCTGCATCTCAGTATTACTTCATCCATTTTATGATCATACCTGGGTAATGCGGTTGCACATTGCCAGACAATGGGTAAACTTGGCTTCAACCTCTTGTATCCTAGCCTCTTTACCAGCATAATTGTCTGCCAGATTTACCTAAAAATACAATAATCCAAGTTTTCAGTAAACTTACACGAAGTTGCAGAATTTATAACCAAACCCCAAGGTAAAGGAGCATTAGAATCTCAAAACGAAATAAAAATCTAGAGCTTGTTTGGCTGGCTGCCACACGTAATAACATGAAAAATGTGGCAGAAATGGGCATGTAAATAGACGGTGGGCCACATGGAAAATGGGGGCTTGGTGAAACAGAGGCCACTAATAAAAAGTATACATGCTCATATACTTTAGAAAGTGTGTTAATTAAGCAAAGTGCAGTATTTAAGCGGTGTAATTGAGCACTGTTCAAAATTACAAATTTCAATATTGATAAGATAAACTCTACCAGCATCCTCACATATGGAGCTATATGCTGTAGGTGTCAAACCATCCTACAGTATCCACATCTTTCTTCCATATGAATGAATTTGTAAGGATGGCCATATTCAGTTGCGACAGGAAAAAACATTATTCATGTAATCATATAACTATATTCACTATGTATATGTCTGCTGAATGGACTGATTACTGAATATATCTTAATAGAGGAGCTCACAATTTTATTGTAGTAGCTCTGGATGATgccatccttttcttttattcagCATCTCTATGCTCAATCAAACTCCAGCGCCTGACAACACTTCGACTTGTGCTGCTCGGAGATTTCAACTTTCAGCCTCTCTACCTCGCCATCCTTAGCAATCTATGCCAGCAACAAACACCAAGTGATCAGTgcacaaaccaaaccaaacataGCGATCATCCAATCATTCAGTCCAATCCCTCCCTCTTCTGTTACTCGGGTGTCTCCAAGTCTTCAATCCCCGTATCCGCATCCCGGGTTTTAAGCCCACAATTTCGGGTGTAAATTAGCGAGGTGGGATTATACCTGGTAGGCGACTTGCAATCCCCACCTCCTCTGGGCGCGTGATGCTTCGGCGGCCACTCCGTCTCCATCTAGACGAGGCTGTCGAAGATGGAGGGGAGTAGCCGAGGTCACCGTCATGGGAGTAGCTGTGGTCGGTTGGTCGCCGGACTAGCAAGCCGCGCTGCCGCTTGGTCCGTTGACTTCCTTGgcgctcgccctcgccgccgccaggtCGCCCCTcaccctcgccctcgccggcgccctcgccCCTCGCCCTCGCTCCGCGCAAGGGCAGCGCGGGGCAGCGGCGTGGCGTCCCGCTCCGGCTGCCGCCCGCGTTCAATCCCCTCCGTCACCTCTCTGAACAGAAAGGAGAAGTCTTTTCCTTTaactccctcccttccctcctttttttcCACACGACCCCCCTCTCTTCAGAATTTGGACCGCAGGTTGATTACGAAAAGGTTGaggaatttttttgcaaaatgatcaTAATGGTTGAAAATAATGACTGTTAGAAGAAACATCCgctctttaatattaggtatagatatagattatgtatatatatagataggACCTGTCCGATCCGGAGTAAACAACACCGCCTCCGACTCGGGGCGTACACGGACGCGGTCTCCTTCCCGGACTCCCTCTGTTTATATGGCAGTGTACAGTGCCTCTCTTGTTGGCCACGCGACCTGCCGCCATCATCTCGCCTTGCCACACACAGTTATCCGTAGCATACGTCTCGTCGCATCAGCTAGTAATACGCCAACGGCCGGTCAGGAGCGGCGCCCGCGACCACCGATGGAGGCCGCCGTAGAGGCAGAGCTGCTGCAGAAGCAGCCGGAGGCTGACAACGAGGCATTCCAACCGGCCGGCGGCTGGgcaaccacgccgccgccggtggtgggGAGGACGGCAACGAGGCAGTGGCGGTGCCGCGTGTGCGAGGTGGAGTGCGGCGGGCCGGACGCGTTCCGGGAGCACTGCGGGTCCGAGCTGCACTTCGACGGCCTCTAGGCGTTCGTCCTCCGCcccgacctcgtcgccggccgcctccacgtCGCATGATGGGGTCGATGGATGATGATACTTTGATCGAATTGAAACATGCACCAGCATGATGCGGCGATTTCGAGCCTGGATTTCACACGAAATTATAGTAATATAAACTGTCGTGCAACAAACTATATTTAGATTTTGGGA harbors:
- the LOC117850253 gene encoding uncharacterized protein, yielding MAGADGLRLCWDLSRRAGSFLRMARLALTGAAPAQLVVEEEVVDGHSCDPYYKSISTEDNDDLESDELWPEEDELELLVDGGEDGGSTTRGVSENKKPDRFVRRRRASFRSKNVAAVEESSEPLVPRRAAKRANDAEVVQHPFGWDRRGSESSSLLLVSS
- the LOC117850883 gene encoding nuclear-pore anchor — protein: MCNRITQEKELLEKHNLWLDEELKVKVKNLAELRKTNMDEEARMSARIAELEREISESCSSLWRGKECISELEQRVSYMEKELCSTKDAATANEQRLGAELSTVWFYLKSLSSCCCNVCVCFPLLVLPLFVYLTAAWCLEILPLVSCSVLIYSPF